In a single window of the Elaeis guineensis isolate ETL-2024a chromosome 4, EG11, whole genome shotgun sequence genome:
- the LOC105043746 gene encoding probable enoyl-CoA hydratase 2, mitochondrial isoform X2, whose translation MYHFRTLILHRFRGPSLGSATSSSPRFLHLALARRSLREAGPAAGAAVAALPHYHRTLFRRSLILQTVPEPVKVERLSDSDSGIVELRLDRGEAKNAIGKEMLKGLQNALEVIKEDAAANVVMVCSSVPTVFCAGADLKERKKMSSSEVQLFVNSLRTTFSYLEALSIPAIAVIEGAALGGGLELVLSCDLRICGEDAMFGMPETGLAIIPGAGGTQRLPRVVGRSVAKELIFTGRKIDGKEAFSLGLVNYCVPAGKAYIKALQVARDINQKGPLALRMAKQAINQGMEVGMPSALDVEERCYGQLLDTEDRLEGLAAFAEKRKPRYAGK comes from the exons ATGTATCACTTCCGGACCctcatcttgcaccgcttccgcGGCCCCTCCCTCGGAAGCGCCACCTCCTCTTCTCCTCGCTTTCTCCATCTCGCGCTCGCCAGAAGATCCCTCCGTGAGGCGGGTCCCGCTGCCGGCGCCGCGGTGGCGGCGCTGCCGCACTACCATCGCACGCTGTTCAGACGGAGCCTGATCCTCCAGACCGTCCCGGAGCCGGTGAAGGTGGAGAggctttccgactccgattccG GGATTGTTGAGCTAAGGTTGGATCGTGGTGAGGCCAAAAACGCGATAGGGAAGGAGATGCTGAAAGGATTGCAGAACGCGCTCGAGGTGATCAAGGAGGATGCAGCAGCAAATGTGGTCATGGTCTGCAGTTCGGTTCCTACGGTTTTCTGTGCTGGGGCCGATCTCAAG GAACGAAAGAAGATGAGTTCTTCTGAAGTCCAGTTATTTGTGAACTCTTTACGGACAACATTCTCATACTTGGAG GCACTCTCTATTCCTGCAATTGCTGTTATTGAAGGAGCAGCATTGGGTGGTGGGCTAGAATTGGTTCTTTCATGTGATCTTCGCATATGCG GTGAGGATGCAATGTTTGGCATGCCGGAGACTGGACTTGCAATAATTCCTGG AGCTGGAGGGACCCAACGTCTTCCTCGAGTAGTTGGAAGATCTGTGGCAAAGGAGCTCATATTCACTGGTCggaagattgatggaaaagaagctTTCTCTTTGG GACTTGTCAATTACTGTGTTCCTGCTGGAAAGGCATACATAAAAGCCCTTCAAGTTGCGAGAGATATAAATCAAAAG GGTCCCTTGGCTCTAAGGATGGCTAAACAAGCTATTAACCAAGGAATGGAAGTTGGCATGCCGTCAGCATTGGATGTAGAAGAGAGATGTTATGGGCAACTCCTGGATACAGAGGACCGTCTTGAAGGGTTAGCTGCCTTTGCAGAAAAGCGAAAGCCAAGATATGCGGGCAAATAG
- the LOC105043746 gene encoding probable enoyl-CoA hydratase 2, mitochondrial isoform X1 → MYHFRTLILHRFRGPSLGSATSSSPRFLHLALARRSLREAGPAAGAAVAALPHYHRTLFRRSLILQTVPEPVKVERLSDSDSGIVELRLDRGEAKNAIGKEMLKGLQNALEVIKEDAAANVVMVCSSVPTVFCAGADLKERKKMSSSEVQLFVNSLRTTFSYLEALSIPAIAVIEGAALGGGLELVLSCDLRICGEDAMFGMPETGLAIIPGAGGTQRLPRVVGRSVAKELIFTGRKIDGKEAFSLVYFMAGLVNYCVPAGKAYIKALQVARDINQKGPLALRMAKQAINQGMEVGMPSALDVEERCYGQLLDTEDRLEGLAAFAEKRKPRYAGK, encoded by the exons ATGTATCACTTCCGGACCctcatcttgcaccgcttccgcGGCCCCTCCCTCGGAAGCGCCACCTCCTCTTCTCCTCGCTTTCTCCATCTCGCGCTCGCCAGAAGATCCCTCCGTGAGGCGGGTCCCGCTGCCGGCGCCGCGGTGGCGGCGCTGCCGCACTACCATCGCACGCTGTTCAGACGGAGCCTGATCCTCCAGACCGTCCCGGAGCCGGTGAAGGTGGAGAggctttccgactccgattccG GGATTGTTGAGCTAAGGTTGGATCGTGGTGAGGCCAAAAACGCGATAGGGAAGGAGATGCTGAAAGGATTGCAGAACGCGCTCGAGGTGATCAAGGAGGATGCAGCAGCAAATGTGGTCATGGTCTGCAGTTCGGTTCCTACGGTTTTCTGTGCTGGGGCCGATCTCAAG GAACGAAAGAAGATGAGTTCTTCTGAAGTCCAGTTATTTGTGAACTCTTTACGGACAACATTCTCATACTTGGAG GCACTCTCTATTCCTGCAATTGCTGTTATTGAAGGAGCAGCATTGGGTGGTGGGCTAGAATTGGTTCTTTCATGTGATCTTCGCATATGCG GTGAGGATGCAATGTTTGGCATGCCGGAGACTGGACTTGCAATAATTCCTGG AGCTGGAGGGACCCAACGTCTTCCTCGAGTAGTTGGAAGATCTGTGGCAAAGGAGCTCATATTCACTGGTCggaagattgatggaaaagaagctTTCTCTTTGG TGTATTTCATGGCAGGACTTGTCAATTACTGTGTTCCTGCTGGAAAGGCATACATAAAAGCCCTTCAAGTTGCGAGAGATATAAATCAAAAG GGTCCCTTGGCTCTAAGGATGGCTAAACAAGCTATTAACCAAGGAATGGAAGTTGGCATGCCGTCAGCATTGGATGTAGAAGAGAGATGTTATGGGCAACTCCTGGATACAGAGGACCGTCTTGAAGGGTTAGCTGCCTTTGCAGAAAAGCGAAAGCCAAGATATGCGGGCAAATAG
- the LOC105043879 gene encoding uncharacterized protein isoform X1 codes for MAETSEHPAERGLSPLNPLDSEVCGGSSYPLSFPSQPPDVRNWFSSYEYESPECSGPAQDLHSFVLPAGGGEIQGPLGTSRKKAEVPSTVEDKHLAESPLILVTEVIPSKENPNLLPEVLRKSSGKHADTENADSNLNLLRVDEKLVEGLEQSPKWIPAKTECEEHVSHQQNSREIGPISPKIDTDLEVAYEVPCGEELLPRCNVGKEGFISVKTKDNTSGSGETFPSSLSFRVKYEDPIAGEETVIWGMPSHGKKYCSDRENHKLSPCHELFQENGFLPLKRKQNLQQLFGFGFLTKYSEEENNDLISSKMSKSPVGDPECSPKVLSEMSKCKENLGAEDWRREDNTSSAGKIKEDQISQEKCSFLRCTKEELNENAPTNGFVSTKNKEITPDVSCNLPPKSISAMKYRGIAFSNGMIRRETNEHLMKGTANF; via the exons ATGGCGGAAACATCCGAACATCCAGCAGAGCGCGGCCTCTCCCCACTCAACCCTCTCGATTCTGAG GTTTGTGGAGGTTCTTCTTATCCGCTCTCCTTCCCTTCTC AGCCACCTGATGTCAGGAACTGGTTCTCCAGCTACGAATATGAATCCCCAGAGTGTTCTGGCCCGGCCCAAGATCTTCATAGCTTCGTACTGCCTGCAGGAGGAGGAGAAATCCAGGGTCCATTGGGAACTTCTAGAAAGAAGGCGGAAGTCCCCTCTACAGTTGAG GATAAACATCTGGCTGAATCCCCTCTAATCCTTGTAACTGAAGTCATTCCATCGAAAGAAAACCCAAATCTATTGCCAGAAGTTCTAAGAAAATCCTCTGGGAAACATGCTGATACTGAAAATGCTGACAGCAATCTCAACCTTTTGAGAGTTGATGAGAAGTTGGTTGAAGGCCTTGAGCAATCTCCAAAGTGGATACCTGCAAAGACCGAGTGCGAAGAGCATGTTTCACATCAACAAAATTCAAGAGAGATCGGTCCTATTTCGCCAAAAATTGACACAGATTTGGAGGTGGCATATGAAGTTCCTTGTGGAGAAGAGTTGCTCCCAAGATGTAACGTTGGGAAGGAAGGTTTCATTTCTGTCAAGACCAAGGATAACACTAGCGGCAGCGGCGAAACATTTCCAAGCAGCTTAAGTTTTAGGGTGAAGTATGAAGACCCGATTGCCGGTGAGGAGACGGTAATTTGGGGAATGCCATCACATGGAAAGAAGTACTGCTCAGATAGAGAAAACCACAAATTAAGTCCATGCCATGAGTTGTTTCAAGAAAATGGTTTCCTTCCACTAAAGAGGAAACAGAATTTACAGCAGCTATTTGGATTTGGTTTCCTCACAAAATATTCTGAAGAAGAAAACAACGATCTTATCTCATCGAAAATGTCTAAAAGCCCGGTCGGAGACCCGGAGTGCAGTCCGAAGGTGCTTTCTGAAATGAGCAAGTGCAAAGAAAATTTGGGTGCGGAGGATTGGAGAAGAGAGGATAACACAAGCTCTGCTGGTAAAATAAAGGAAGACCAGATTTCTCAGGAGAAATGTTCATTCTTGAGGTGTACCAAAGAAGAGCTAAATGAAAATGCTCCCACAAACGGCTTTGTTTCTACAAAAAACAAGGAAATTACACCTGATGTTAGCTGCAACTTGCCACCAAAATCAATTTCAGCCATGAAATACAGGGGCATTGCGTTTAGCAATGGGATGATTAGGAGAGAAACCAATGAACACCTGATGAAGGGGACTGCAAATTTCTAG
- the LOC105043879 gene encoding uncharacterized protein isoform X2 has product MAETSEHPAERGLSPLNPLDSEVCGGSSYPLSFPSQPPDVRNWFSSYEYESPECSGPAQDLHSFVLPAGGGEIQGPLGTSRKKAEVPSTDKHLAESPLILVTEVIPSKENPNLLPEVLRKSSGKHADTENADSNLNLLRVDEKLVEGLEQSPKWIPAKTECEEHVSHQQNSREIGPISPKIDTDLEVAYEVPCGEELLPRCNVGKEGFISVKTKDNTSGSGETFPSSLSFRVKYEDPIAGEETVIWGMPSHGKKYCSDRENHKLSPCHELFQENGFLPLKRKQNLQQLFGFGFLTKYSEEENNDLISSKMSKSPVGDPECSPKVLSEMSKCKENLGAEDWRREDNTSSAGKIKEDQISQEKCSFLRCTKEELNENAPTNGFVSTKNKEITPDVSCNLPPKSISAMKYRGIAFSNGMIRRETNEHLMKGTANF; this is encoded by the exons ATGGCGGAAACATCCGAACATCCAGCAGAGCGCGGCCTCTCCCCACTCAACCCTCTCGATTCTGAG GTTTGTGGAGGTTCTTCTTATCCGCTCTCCTTCCCTTCTC AGCCACCTGATGTCAGGAACTGGTTCTCCAGCTACGAATATGAATCCCCAGAGTGTTCTGGCCCGGCCCAAGATCTTCATAGCTTCGTACTGCCTGCAGGAGGAGGAGAAATCCAGGGTCCATTGGGAACTTCTAGAAAGAAGGCGGAAGTCCCCTCTACA GATAAACATCTGGCTGAATCCCCTCTAATCCTTGTAACTGAAGTCATTCCATCGAAAGAAAACCCAAATCTATTGCCAGAAGTTCTAAGAAAATCCTCTGGGAAACATGCTGATACTGAAAATGCTGACAGCAATCTCAACCTTTTGAGAGTTGATGAGAAGTTGGTTGAAGGCCTTGAGCAATCTCCAAAGTGGATACCTGCAAAGACCGAGTGCGAAGAGCATGTTTCACATCAACAAAATTCAAGAGAGATCGGTCCTATTTCGCCAAAAATTGACACAGATTTGGAGGTGGCATATGAAGTTCCTTGTGGAGAAGAGTTGCTCCCAAGATGTAACGTTGGGAAGGAAGGTTTCATTTCTGTCAAGACCAAGGATAACACTAGCGGCAGCGGCGAAACATTTCCAAGCAGCTTAAGTTTTAGGGTGAAGTATGAAGACCCGATTGCCGGTGAGGAGACGGTAATTTGGGGAATGCCATCACATGGAAAGAAGTACTGCTCAGATAGAGAAAACCACAAATTAAGTCCATGCCATGAGTTGTTTCAAGAAAATGGTTTCCTTCCACTAAAGAGGAAACAGAATTTACAGCAGCTATTTGGATTTGGTTTCCTCACAAAATATTCTGAAGAAGAAAACAACGATCTTATCTCATCGAAAATGTCTAAAAGCCCGGTCGGAGACCCGGAGTGCAGTCCGAAGGTGCTTTCTGAAATGAGCAAGTGCAAAGAAAATTTGGGTGCGGAGGATTGGAGAAGAGAGGATAACACAAGCTCTGCTGGTAAAATAAAGGAAGACCAGATTTCTCAGGAGAAATGTTCATTCTTGAGGTGTACCAAAGAAGAGCTAAATGAAAATGCTCCCACAAACGGCTTTGTTTCTACAAAAAACAAGGAAATTACACCTGATGTTAGCTGCAACTTGCCACCAAAATCAATTTCAGCCATGAAATACAGGGGCATTGCGTTTAGCAATGGGATGATTAGGAGAGAAACCAATGAACACCTGATGAAGGGGACTGCAAATTTCTAG